The Mya arenaria isolate MELC-2E11 chromosome 15, ASM2691426v1 genomic sequence TCCAGACTCACAGGCCTttgttggtttgtttgtttaccATCTGAGCTTTTTGCTGTCTTAATTACTTTGTCTTCATTTAATGATTGTGATTTGAGCTCTTGTGTTTGATTTAATGAGAATAATGCGACATCagtgttttttatctttaaaatgttttcgttGATTCTTAGTTCCGCTTTGAAGGTGTTATCATTCTTCAACAAAGTGTTCAGTGTTTGTGATGCTTTGTCTTGCGTCCTTTTGAGAATGTGGTTTAGAATGAATATTTCCGTTTCCGTCCCATTCTCGCGAACGCTATCTGACATTGCCAAGTGCGTATCGAGTTCTTTCTTCAGGTTTTCAGCCGCATTTCTCCTCGTATTTAGACGTTCGTCTTCCTGTTTGTTATGGTCAGTCATTTCGCTGACAATTCGCGCCTTGGCTTCCtcaattttctttaataagtCTTCCTTGTAGATGTCAATTTGTTTTACGATTTCGTCCACTCGCGAAACGTTGTTCAATTGATCCTCCTCGCATTTCTTGATAACATCTGAGGCAGTAATAATGGATGCACGTATCTTTTCCCTTTCATCATCTTTCACATTCTTAGCCACCTTCGCTATTTCTTTGATATTGTCGCACCTACGATGATTAGAAAAAGCACATATTTCACAACACAAATTCTCATGGTCTTCACAGTGAAACATGAACACACGTTTATGTTCGCAACACTGATCCAGTCCCTTCATATCGAATTCTGCCTTGACACAGGCTTCATGAGCAGCCACGATTTCATGTCCATCCACGTTTTTCATGTGCACCTTGTGAACATCACAGCAGTCATCGCACATATACATTTTGCACGTATAACAAAACAACGAAGCCACCTCTGACCTGTCCCGGTGACGACAAGGTTCACACTTCCTCCCGAACCTTCCACCGACGGCGTCACTACCACATTCCTGCGGATTATCTTCAATTCCTCCGGTAGCCATGGTTTTCTTGTTAAGTGTTTATCCTCTTTATGTATAAAACTTGTATAAATCTTCCGCACCTGTTCATCCGCTGtgaatatacaaatatcaatcTACTTTCGTTTTAGTATAGTAAACTATGCATTCACCTTCAGGTAAAATATTATCAATCGAAAGACATCTAGTTTCGATTAAGATATGTTCACTGTGTAGCGAcgttgcatgtacatgtacagtgttTATAAAGGTCAGTTGTTAGTTATCGTTATTTTTCATGtaagttatgcaccagtcaactgtaaccacggCGCcacaggtccgaggaatagcggggacttatATTTAcagtccagccaatcccgggtaaaaccCCTGCCCTGCGTGGACAAACtcctggtaaaatccctgccaaatgcccccgcaccccgggaAAATCCTAGGTAATACCCATTCCACTCATGTTTCggcgcaaaaaaaaaacaaaaccaccacattcactcGGCATTGAGGGGCCGGAAGGTAGAATTTAgacccatttcccccgctatccgcAGTATACAACCGAACCTGAGGGGGTGGGGgcggggttacaattgactggtgcattaatatatgatatatggaATAAAAGGATCATTCTGACGTAAAATTGGACCTAATTGAACATTTACACTACATGTTTGtgtataatgtgtttataaatttgaaatatgtgaagCCGAAGTCGGAACAGAGAATGAAAAtcttttatcaatttaagtaacgcaattcaaaattttaatcgTGAATTTAATAACAACACAAATTGCATAATCTTGCGAACGTGAACTATCTTTCACGAcccaataaatatattatattcctAACAAGAcctatagaaaaaataaaaaaaatatatataaattcttTTTGGGGGGAAAGGTGAAGCTCAACTTAAAACGGATAAAACAACTGTTTAATCAGACCCAAGCAGAGGCGGCTCCAGGGTTTAACGCTTAGGGGAGGCGGGGGTGGTGTAATGGATGCATACTTTGTCTTCTTATTGACATGAACAATTATCTTGTACTACTATTTCAGGGGTGTCGCGCACCGGGTGCAGCCCTCCACCCCCTGCCGACTCCTATAATGCTAATGGCATTTTAATAGCACTCaagaagaacaaaacaaaataacgtATCTGTTCACTTTCGAAGCAGGACTGGGAATCTCACGCCAATTAAAGGCTTTGTCAGCACTATCGAATCACGAATGGTCATTACACTCCAGGAGTACTCAAAAGAATTTGAGTCatttcacatacaaaacaacatacaattcATTACAgtcactgacaaaacataacagTCATGCCACAAACAGAACAGCACAGtaataccacatacaaaacagcacagtcttaccacatacaaaacaacacaatcatactacatacaaaacagcacagtaatgccacatacaaaacagcacAGTCATGCTACATACACAACCGCACAGTCAtgccacaaacaaaacaaaacagtcatGCCACCTACAAAACAAAACCGTcctaccacatacaaaacagcaACAgagtcatgccacatacaaaacaacaaaatcatgCCACATACACACCAACATaatcatgccacatacaaaacagcacagtcatgccacatacagTACAAAAGAGTAATgccatatatttaaacatagtcatgccacatacaaaaaaGAGTCGTGCAACATAAAAAGACACAGTCatgacaataacaaaatgaCAGAGTCGTGCAACATACAAAAaacagtcatgccacatacaaaacaacaaaaacatgccaCATACACACCAACATAATAATGCCACATGCGAAACAACagagtcataccacatacaaaataacacaGGCATGCTACCGACAATACAACACAGTCATTCCACATTCAAATCAGCACAGTCATGCCATAGACCAAAAATACAGgcataccacaaacaaaacagcACAGTCAagtcacatacaaaacaaaactgtcatGCCACATaaaaacagaacagacattccatatacaaaaataacaatcatgttatatacaaaacagcAAAGCCATGCgacatacaaaacataacagTCATGCCTCATACAAAACAGCAACAgagtcatgccacatacaaaacagtacGGACATGCcatatacaaacaacacagtcatttgtacaaaaaatacagacataccacaaacaaaacgaaaccgtcataccacatacaaaacaacacagatataccacacacaacacaatCCAGTTATGCCACATAACAAACAGCACactcatgccacatacaaacagcacagtcatgccacatacaaaaaagtacagtcataccacatacaaattaaaaccgtcatgccacatacaaaacaacacagacataccacatacaaaatataacagtcatgccacatacaaaacataacagtcataacacatacaaaacaacacagacataccacatacaaagcATAACAGTCATGCCACAAACAACACAGCACAGTCATGCCATATACAACACAGCACAGtcatacaacatacaaaacaacacagtcatacaacatacaaaaccgtcataccacatacaaaacaacacagttatGCCACATACGAAACATTACAGTCATACCACAGACAAAACAAAACGGTCAtgtcacatacaaaacaaaacaatacagtcaTGCCTCATAAAAACAGCACAGTTATGCCACATACAAAAAAGTACAGTCatacaacataaaaaacaaacccgtcataccacatacaaaacaacacagacataccacacacaacacaataCAGTTATGCCACATAAAAAAACAGCACaatcatgccacatacaaacagcacagtcatgccacatacaaaaaaGTACGGTCATACCACATTCAAATCAaaacagacataccacatacaaaacataacagtcatgccacatacaaatcATAaaagtcataccacatacaaaacaacacagacataccacatacaaagcATAACAGTCATGCACAGTTGTGCCATATACAACACagcacagtcataccacatacaaaacaatacagtcatacacatacaaaaccgtcataccacatacaaaacaacacggtcataccacaaacaaaacaacacagtcataccacagacaaaacaacacagtcatacacATTCAAAAccgtcataccacatacaaaacaacaccgtcataccacatacaaaacaatacagtcataccacatacagaacaacacagtcataccacatacaaaacagcacagtcataccacatacaaaacataacagACATGCCacttacaaaacaacacagtcatacacatacaaaacaacacagtcatacatatacaaaaccgccataccacatacaaaacaacacagtaataccacatacaaaaccgTCATACcacatagaaaacaaaaccGTCATATCACATACAACACAgcacagtcatgccacatacaaaacataacagTCATGCCacttacaaaacaacacagtcataccacagaCACAAAAgtacagtcataccacatacaaatcAAATCCGTCAtgccacaaacaaaacaacacagtcatacacattcaaaacaacagagtcatatacatacaaaacaacacagtcatgccacatacaaaatataacagtCATGCCacttacaaaacaacacagtcataccacatacacaaaagtacagtcataccacatacaaatcAAAAccgtcataccacatacaaaacaaaacagacataccacatacaaaacatataagtcatgccacatacaaagcATAACAGTCATGCCACAAACAAAACAGCACAGTTGTGCCATATACAACACagcacagtcataccacatacaaaacaacacagtcatacacATACAAAACCGTCATACCacttacaaaacaacacagtcatactacatacaaaacaatacagtcataccacatacaaaacaacacagtcataccacttacaaaacaacacagtcataccacatacaaaaaaGTACAGTAATGCCacttacaaaacaacacagtcatccCACATACAAAAAAtcacagtcatgccacatacaaaacagcacagtcataccacatacaaaacagcacagtcataccacatacaaaacagcacagtcataccacatacaaaacatagcAGTCATGCCacttacaaaacaacacagtcatccCACATACAAAAAAGTACAGTCAtgccacaaacaaaacaacacagtcatacaacatacaaaacagcACAGTCATGCCacttacaaaacaacacagtcataccacatacaaaaagAACACTTATGCCacttacaaaacaacacagtcatcccacatacaaaaaagtacagtcatgccacatacaaaacagcacagacataccacaaacaaaacagcacagtcataccacatacaaaacagcacagttataccacatacaaaacagcacagtcataccacatacaaaacataacagTCATGCCacctacaaaacaacaaagtcaTACCACAGACAAAAAAGTACAGTCATGCCACaatcaaaacaacacagtcataccacatacaaaacagcacAGTCAtgccacaaacaaaacaacacagtcataccacaaaCAAAAGAGCACtgtcatgccacatacaaagcATAACAGTCATGCCACAAACAACACAGCACAGTTGTGCCATATACAACACggcacagtcataccacatacaaaacaacacagtcatacacatacaaaaccgtcataccacatacaaaacaacacagtcataccacatacaaaacaaaacagtcatACCacgtacaaaacaacacagtcataccacatacaaaacataacagTCATGCCacttacaaaacaacacagtcataccacgtacaaaacaacacagttataccacatacaaaacataacagTCATGCCacttacaaaacaacacagtcatcccacatacaaaaaagtacagtcatgccacatacaaaacagcacagtcataccacatacaaaacagcacggtcataccacatacaaaacagcacagtcataccacatacaaaacagcacattcataccacatacaaaacagcacaatcataccacatacaaaacataacagTCATGCCACTTACAAAGCAACACAGTTATCCCACATACAAAAAAGTACAGTCAtgccacaaacaaaacaacacagtcataccacatacaaaacagcacAGTCAtgccacaaacaaaacaacacagtcataccacatacaaaacagcacagtcatgccacatacaaaacataacagTCACGCCACACACCAAACAGTACAGTCATGCCGCAATAAACTCTTAGGTGTTGTAATACTAACAATTGTAAACTTAggtttaaatttatgtttttagttaTGAGTTAGATGCGACACAAGTTTTGGGCGAATAAGGGAAATTCTATACTATTCCAGTGTATAAGGGGTATGATAATAAAATCTGAACTGGGAATCATACAACATCTTAATTCATTTCTTTACTTAAGtagattttctaaaatgttcatggtcaaattaagaaaaactacaggtttttaaacatcaaattatatgtattacataaaattaatgaaaataaagtatttcaaatattattaagttattatatcattCGACCAGTAAAAGTCCTAACCTTAGAAAATGACTAAGTTAGAAATTACCTTAAGATGTTTCATGAAAACCAGCCAAGAAGCATATATgggaaaataatttaaaaataattataacaggTAAAATGATATTCACTAGCGGGACAATGGGATGGGGTAGCACCCCCACCCCCGTTCTTATTGTCCAAGATCATAAGGTAGTTCAATATTGGAATAAATgacagtaataaaatacgcccaaaaagCACTATTTCGGATAAGacattgtcaaaatgttaaatgggGAGTACCCTCCCCCCCCGGCAAACACTTTAAGCCGTGGGCCAAATTAATTTCGATTCTGAGTTTAGGTACGCCCCCACTTGCGTTAAATCCCTGATTCGCCCCTGGTAATACTTATCAAAAATGGGCAAAAGTATTTTTCTGAGTCTAGACGTGTATTTGAGTCTTAAGACTCGAAAATTGCAATTGTGTAACTTTCTTGCAAATGTAAACAACTGATTTATCACCACATGAACTATTCCCTATCATTCAGACTGTAGAGGTCAGTGAATATTGGCCAAGTATGGGATGGAGAGGGAGGAGGCAGTAGGGAGGAGGAGGGGCAATTAGGGAGGGAGTGGGATGGGGGAGTAGGGAGGGGGGTAGGGAGGAGGAGGCGGAAGTAGGGAGAGGAGGGGGGAAGTAGGGAGGGGAGGGGGAGTAGGGAGGGGGGAGTAGGGAGGGGGAAGTAGGGAGGGGGAAGTagggagggggagggggagtAGGGAGAGGGAAGTAGGGAGGGGAGGGGACGGGGGAGTAGGGAGGGGGAGGCGAAAGAAGGAAGAGGAGGGGAATAGGGAGGAGACGGGGGAGTAGGGAGAGGAGGGGAGAGTAGGGAGGGGAGAGTAGGGAGAGGAGGGGGAGTAGGGAGGGGAAAGTAGGGAGGGGAGGGGACGGGGGAGTAGAAAGTGGGAGTAGGGAAGGGTAGTAAACAATCCTTAATCACtatgaatcaaaatataaaatttaactaTGACTATTTTATTTGTGGGTTGAATAGCCCTAAAAAAGGGACATTCCGTCAGAATCTCAAATTGGTTAAAGGCGCACAATGTCggttaattgaaaaaaatattttaaatttgaataccTTATTATGTTTACctcatttgacttttatgataaaaaaacaacaactaaaaacaaaaagcaatatgcatatgatttgtgaacagataaaaaaatcaacatcagCGATATTATGGCGCTTTAACGGAGGATATCATGGCCACATAgctattcatttaataaaaaaacacatattatataaaggccaatatttttatctttacacatatcatatgcatatataaaacatggATATATAACTGAAACAACAATATTGGTATCAACCAATATTGTGcgcttttaaataaatacaaaattaaaaggATTGTGGTACTCATTTGTGTTCAGGGACAAGAGGATGTGCGTGGTGAGAGGGCGCACGAGAAGTGGGGGAGGCGGGGCGGCGGTGTTACAGTTTGAATGGGGGTACACCCGAATGTTTGATGAcgaatgtatttttattatgatcAGCACGAAACTAGTCAACATTTGATAGTGTATTAATTGtttcaagttgttttaaaaaccTAGTAGACCAAAGCTATTCTCATGGTTAAAGATGCTATCAGGTAATaggataataataatttttcgAGAGGCCATTTTTAACCCTGATTATGTGTGCTGCTTTAACGAGAGGGGAGAATGTCCATACAATGGCCTagatatgaatttattttaatcagCCACTTAATGACCCCTATTAGTAAGGCGCATTCATTTCCATGTACATGATTTGTCTAAACAAGTAATTGAAGTATATTTGCAAAACCTCTTTTCAAGCAAACTTCATTTCAGAGATAAGTTTCAGAGTGTGCCGCTCACATGAAAgttatgtacgtgaagttataATTAGCGgtatagcggcgtgaagtaagcggcctagcggcgaatatcagcattttcctCAAAACTCAAGTAGGTTAAATAGTGAAGCTAACCCTAAAATTGCATTTATGGCCATGTACATAATTGTCTTAGCAtgtaatttaagtttatttgcaaacctCTTTTCAGAAACCATACTTCAGAGATAAGTTTCAGAGCGTGTCCGCTCATATGTAAGATAtttgcgtgaagttagcggcctagcggcgtggaGTTGGTAgtctggcggcctagcggcctagatttgttctttattttaaagcaattgtgCGTGTGTTttcttggaaaacaatgatacatttatgtgttttattcataaatttacaTCCTCAACTGATtatcaacaattgtttaaaaagtagATTAAGCAGTTCACCAGTTAGCAGCCTTGCAGCCTAAAAaagttcttctaaaacaatcataaattaaTGGTTTGTATTCACAAATCAACACCCATTAGCGATCATCAGCACTTTACCCAAAACTCGATCCAGCAGCCTCAACAACTATTTCAAAGCAACTATTTATGCGTTttcttggaaaacaatgattaattgGTGTGTTTTATTCATGTAGCAATTACCAACAATATCCTAAAAAGTCGAACAAGTAGTTCCGGGGCCTAGCGGCGGGAAGTAAGCAgactggcggcctagcggcctaacattgtctttttatttcaaagccTTTTTATATGCGTTTCAGAAagcaattataaataataaatatacaaattatcatTCTGAATcgattataaacattattgcaAAAAGTTGGTCAAGCAGTAcagcgacctagcggcgtgaagttagcggcctggcgacctgaattgttttcaaagcatttgtaaatgctttttttttcgaaaacaattatatattgattgtttgttttcataaatcaacattcttcagcgaatatcagcatttccccCAAAACTCGATCCAGCAgccttaaataaattgtattttcaaagcAATTGATTACGTGTTTTCttcaaaaagcaattaaaattaatgtttttattcacaaaTTATTATCCTGGAGCGATAATCAACTcttctttttaattattattttcacaaatcaaCATTCTTAAGCGAATATCAGCAATTTCCTTAAAACTCGAGCAGGTTAATGTGTAAACCTAACCCAAACCTAACCCCAAAACTGCTTTGATATAGAGAACAAATTtcggccgctaggccgccaacttcagcccgctaggccgctaactacacgccgctaggccgctaggccacttacttcacgccgctgggCCGgtaacttcatgccgctaggccgctaagccACTAAGTTTACGTACATCTTTGCAAAACGTCTGACATTTGGGAAAAAAGTTAATAACTCATGTAGGGGGGCATCGTCGGccaccacggtactttcttccgttacacttcatacatacacaacgaagcatagcgaAGTGTGTATCGCGGGTATCAGACGCTGGCAGGGAGGCGGCTATTTAAACTCGATATGAGTCATAACCTTTCTAATTGATACGCATAAATCACTTTTTTTCTATAAGAAAACATGTCAACATTGTTTACTTATCCGTTGGTTTCCCTTTCAATAAACAGTACAACTGTGTTGGTATTAGCTCGCGAACGAAGTTGTTATATCAGTTGAATtagtaatattaataatacatgGCGCAAGCCACGCCCTTTCTTTAATATTCAGTATTCATGAATCATTAAGAGAAATGAAAAtaccaataattttatttagttttgatgGATTTAAAAAATCTCTTTTTAGTTCATTTAATACAACTCTTTTGCTATTAGACGATCAGAACATATCAGGTTATAGTTTTCTTTAAAGACGCAACATAGAGGTTGatgcattttaatgcattatcctGTTTAACTCAAAATTGaggtaaagataaaaaagtttaagcctttatatttatgttttttctaGATAAATGGCTACGTGGCCATATATTCTCCAGTTGAAATAGCGCCAAAATATcacttatattttgtaatatctacctaaaaaatatgccatttttggttttgataattaaatgcAAACCAAGCACGACTTCGCAataaatttatgtatataatgtgtgtaattttaatttaaatgtactatgcatatacatatatatatcaacctAAATTTCGCGCCTTTAATACTAAGACATATACAGACGAAACTCAGTATGTCGAACTTGATTATCTCTATGTTCTGGTTATTTATCACTTTTGTGTCTGGGGTTTAGTTATACACGTTTTGGGTATATCGAATTTTTGTAATCTTGTGATTTCCTGTGGTCCaaacgacttcgacataacAAGTTGTGACTGTATTTACTATTGGCTATTTGCTTCTAATAATATAAATCAAGGTTTACATCAAACTTTATACGC encodes the following:
- the LOC128220193 gene encoding uncharacterized protein LOC128220193, whose product is MATGGIEDNPQECGSDAVGGRFGRKCEPCRHRDRSEVASLFCYTCKMYMCDDCCDVHKVHMKNVDGHEIVAAHEACVKAEFDMKGLDQCCEHKRVFMFHCEDHENLCCEICAFSNHRRCDNIKEIAKVAKNVKDDEREKIRASIITASDVIKKCEEDQLNNVSRVDEIVKQIDIYKEDLLKKIEEAKARIVSEMTDHNKQEDERLNTRRNAAENLKKELDTHLAMSDSVRENGTETEIFILNHILKRTQDKASQTLNTLLKNDNTFKAELRINENILKIKNTDVALFSLNQTQELKSQSLNEDKVIKTAKSSDGKQTNQQRPVSLELLKTMELVKAEDDKEEPFVIGLDFLPDGRIVAVDSKNCKCSIFSESLKRLGKSYKYKTHPRDVTSYSDCNIAVTLNGRIICLLTVSVDNTITLMKTLTPSTYCYSICPLNDRTFVVSTVGDPRPARKIDVDGKESDFDNVKFPGKTYKIDESKCTYIPSRDVLVLTDRHAHTVYLYNTATGKSSEVKDGRIREPRGACAGPDDSVFVCSRNTNSVIQISPDGDILASCDVDMDGPYAVAVSRTGSRMAMVNCAKGVKELKLFKIIQ